The Candidatus Limnocylindrales bacterium genome has a segment encoding these proteins:
- a CDS encoding GH1 family beta-glucosidase: MPVLRFPNGFLWGSATASYQIEGSPLADGAGASIWHTFSHTPGVIAGNDNGDVACDHYRRWKSDVALMRELGHRAYRFSVSWPRIFPDGHGRTNPAGIAFYDRLVDGLLEAGIEPMITLYHWDLPQKLQDEGGWSNPQIARHYADYAATMFDACGDRVKKWITFNEPWVFHWVGSVLGIHAPGHHDMAGAFLGGHHTLRAHGLAVQRFRDQVPGGEIGITVSVQAHVPASDDLLDEEAAARARAFNNEWFVDPIVLGEYPAALREQFGTMLPEIDDDDRALFQAPIDFLGINYYTRNLERHDEQGFLQVATERAIGVHTAMDWEIYPAGLYRVLHEFHERYRLPLYVTENGAGYEDETPGPDGRVNDRERLRYIQSHLEMCHRAISDGIDLRGYLVWSLMDNFEWGFGYAKRFGIVRCDFETLARTPKASALWYRRVIEENGI; encoded by the coding sequence GTGCCCGTTCTGCGTTTCCCCAATGGTTTCCTGTGGGGCTCGGCAACCGCTTCGTACCAGATCGAAGGCTCGCCGCTCGCCGACGGCGCCGGTGCGAGCATCTGGCATACGTTCAGCCATACGCCGGGCGTCATCGCCGGTAACGACAACGGCGACGTCGCCTGCGACCACTACCGGCGCTGGAAGAGCGACGTCGCGCTCATGCGCGAGCTCGGGCACCGGGCGTACCGGTTCAGCGTCTCGTGGCCGCGCATTTTTCCCGACGGTCACGGCCGGACAAATCCCGCCGGCATCGCATTTTACGACCGGCTCGTCGATGGGCTCCTCGAAGCCGGCATCGAGCCGATGATCACGCTCTACCACTGGGATCTCCCGCAGAAGCTGCAGGACGAAGGCGGCTGGTCCAATCCGCAGATTGCCCGCCATTACGCCGACTATGCGGCGACGATGTTCGATGCGTGCGGCGACCGCGTGAAGAAGTGGATCACGTTCAATGAGCCGTGGGTGTTTCACTGGGTCGGCTCGGTTCTCGGCATCCATGCGCCGGGACATCACGACATGGCCGGTGCGTTCCTCGGCGGCCATCACACGCTGCGCGCGCATGGACTGGCCGTACAGCGTTTTCGCGACCAGGTTCCGGGCGGCGAGATCGGCATCACCGTGAGCGTGCAGGCGCATGTTCCTGCCAGCGATGACCTGCTCGATGAGGAGGCTGCAGCCCGCGCGCGCGCGTTCAACAACGAATGGTTCGTCGACCCGATCGTGCTCGGCGAGTATCCGGCTGCGCTGCGCGAACAGTTCGGAACGATGCTTCCGGAGATCGACGACGATGATCGCGCGCTGTTCCAGGCGCCGATCGACTTCCTCGGCATCAATTACTACACGCGAAACCTCGAACGCCACGACGAGCAGGGGTTTCTGCAGGTCGCGACCGAACGTGCGATCGGAGTGCACACGGCGATGGATTGGGAGATCTATCCGGCCGGGCTCTATCGCGTGCTTCACGAGTTTCACGAACGTTACCGGCTTCCGCTCTACGTGACGGAAAACGGCGCCGGCTACGAGGACGAAACGCCCGGCCCCGACGGCCGCGTGAACGATCGCGAACGCCTTCGCTACATCCAGAGCCATCTCGAGATGTGCCACCGCGCGATCAGCGACGGGATCGATCTGCGCGGCTATCTCGTGTGGTCCCTCATGGACAACTTCGAATGGGGCTTCGGCTATGCGAAACGGTTCGGGATCGTGCGCTGCGACTTCGAAACGCTGGCGCGCACTCCAAAGGCCAGCGCGCTCTGGTACCGGCGCGTGATCGAGGAGAACGGAATCTGA
- a CDS encoding L-dopachrome tautomerase-related protein has translation MKVLGRILAALGCIIVVLVAAVWLMLGGGHALPDRSTTPTMRFDVVEKVADLDYPPGNIAVSADGRVFFTLHPDGHPPRQVVELVHGKPVAFPNEEFQHESPGIPWFQSILSMRIDRQGRLWTLDFARFGRGTPRIVAFDIATRKVVHEYDFPSDVAGLGSMLNDFQVDPSGRYIYIAETSPVLQRPALIVYDTESRTSRRLLDGHESVQAEPLIIQAGARRMLLPGGILPLRIAVDSIALSRDGAWLYYGAVTGSRMYRIRASDLLDSTLDAGTLASRVEVFADKTLSDGLTTDDAGNVYLGDMEHSAIHRLHPDGRLETLLIDAHLRWPDGFSFGPDGYLYVTCSALQQVLFRPDTEIRAGAPYQIWRFRPGPAAASGQ, from the coding sequence GACGCATTCTTGCGGCGCTCGGCTGTATCATCGTCGTGCTCGTAGCGGCCGTCTGGCTGATGCTCGGCGGCGGTCATGCCCTTCCCGACCGCTCGACGACGCCGACGATGCGCTTCGATGTCGTCGAGAAGGTAGCCGACCTCGACTACCCTCCCGGCAACATCGCGGTTTCCGCCGACGGACGCGTGTTCTTCACGCTGCATCCCGACGGTCATCCGCCCCGGCAGGTCGTCGAGCTCGTGCACGGCAAGCCGGTGGCGTTTCCGAACGAGGAATTCCAGCACGAAAGCCCGGGGATTCCGTGGTTCCAGTCGATCCTGTCGATGCGCATCGACCGTCAGGGACGCCTGTGGACGCTCGACTTCGCGCGTTTCGGTCGCGGCACGCCGCGCATCGTCGCGTTCGACATCGCAACCCGCAAAGTCGTCCACGAATACGATTTTCCTTCCGATGTCGCCGGGCTCGGCTCGATGCTGAATGACTTCCAGGTCGATCCGTCGGGGCGCTACATCTACATCGCCGAGACAAGCCCCGTGCTTCAGCGGCCCGCGCTCATCGTCTACGACACGGAGAGCCGCACGAGCCGGCGCCTTCTCGACGGTCACGAATCGGTCCAGGCCGAGCCTCTGATCATCCAGGCCGGCGCGCGCCGCATGCTGCTGCCGGGAGGAATCCTCCCGCTGCGAATCGCCGTCGATTCGATCGCGCTCTCACGCGACGGCGCGTGGCTCTACTACGGCGCCGTGACCGGCAGCCGCATGTACCGCATCCGCGCGAGCGACCTTCTCGATTCGACCCTCGATGCCGGAACGCTCGCGTCCCGCGTCGAAGTCTTCGCGGACAAGACGCTGAGCGACGGCCTGACGACCGACGACGCGGGCAACGTTTATCTGGGAGACATGGAACACTCGGCCATCCATCGCCTGCACCCCGACGGAAGGCTCGAAACGCTGCTCATCGACGCGCACCTTCGATGGCCCGACGGCTTCAGCTTCGGCCCCGACGGCTACCTCTACGTGACCTGCAGCGCGCTCCAGCAAGTTCTTTTCCGCCCGGACACCGAGATCCGCGCCGGCGCGCCTTACCAGATCTGGCGCTTCCGCCCCGGTCCCGCAGCCGCATCGGGACAGTGA
- a CDS encoding SHOCT domain-containing protein: MQRHPGYSTFLVAAAIGCLSGSALAHTGGPLDPDGCHADHRTGSYHCHRGAAAGYTFPNREAMLEAVRTGKFPEKTVDEEGFFSKLWPWGKHHEQQTAEEAAAAKPTSAPAADGATAVSTKEHDLQEKLKVLQGLYDMGLITKDEYESRRKAILDQI; encoded by the coding sequence ATGCAGCGACACCCTGGTTACAGCACTTTCCTTGTTGCGGCGGCGATCGGATGCCTTTCCGGCAGCGCTCTCGCTCATACCGGCGGACCTCTGGATCCGGACGGCTGTCACGCCGACCATCGAACCGGCTCGTACCATTGCCACCGGGGGGCAGCAGCCGGCTACACGTTTCCGAACCGCGAGGCGATGCTCGAGGCCGTGCGCACGGGGAAGTTTCCCGAGAAAACCGTCGACGAGGAAGGCTTCTTCTCCAAGCTGTGGCCGTGGGGCAAGCACCACGAGCAGCAGACGGCGGAAGAAGCGGCAGCCGCCAAGCCCACCAGCGCTCCGGCGGCCGACGGGGCCACGGCCGTCTCCACGAAAGAACACGATCTCCAGGAGAAGCTCAAAGTTCTTCAGGGACTCTACGACATGGGCCTGATCACGAAGGACGAATACGAAAGCAGGCGCAAAGCCATTCTCGACCAGATCTAG
- a CDS encoding ATP-binding protein translates to MQTTDPAIPDSRATPARKAKDADRRPPSDHRRVGIIVFLIGLVISLGAFVWCTGHERREIRDDFVRRGASLLAAMKREIAVRLDILDTFGAFIEATHADSRADLRNFMTRLTREQAGTVTLDWVPRIPAEELKSYEEKQWLQGFPDFRVHRAGSALPAAREYLPLHFGIGAGARVDGMDLTPGAELSSLPGLEAAFADARTRHAVAAAPPVELAKPGGTQAAALVVAPLMTGDPSAADRQNDLRGYVLGLLEIEAIARDAISESDRASLSIELRDVAMGATAQPLFRQRAPRAETQGTLVKLSNLLGGVPADQQLALDIGGRRWALIVGPGENLIHAHLTWQPWVLLTTGTILSVLLAMAANGYAMRGVGLASMRKRLSLERRDYMEKVGRLNEDLEREKLDRRRTEESLFREKQQFRLMFNAVPAMIFYKDTKNRFLLVNEAAAASLSRTVPEMEGKPCSEILPARAYELYRDDLEIIQSGKPKLGIIEESQSASGRTIWTRTDKLPEYDAMGRVVGILVFSQDITEHRQAEAEIRRLNEELEQRVSARTAELRAANQELESFAYSVSHDLRTPLRTIDGFSKLVLDEHGSDLSESALEYLKRLRLAAQRMGHLIDDLLKLTRVSRAELRREEVDLSAFARQCIEDLRRTSGDRRVDVVIEATPFAVGDPVLLSNVVQNLVGNAWKFTSKNDEARIEFGSRTVERDRTAFYVRDNGVGFDMVYADKLFGAFQRLHSHDEFEGSGIGLATVQMIIRRHAGEVWAESEPDQGTTFYFTLGS, encoded by the coding sequence TTGCAGACAACAGATCCGGCCATACCCGACTCGCGGGCCACGCCCGCCCGCAAGGCGAAGGATGCCGACCGGCGCCCGCCGTCCGACCACCGGCGTGTCGGTATCATCGTCTTTCTGATCGGTCTGGTGATCTCCCTCGGCGCGTTCGTCTGGTGCACCGGCCACGAGAGGCGTGAGATTCGAGACGATTTCGTGCGTCGCGGCGCGTCACTGCTGGCCGCGATGAAACGCGAAATTGCCGTGCGGCTCGACATTCTCGACACGTTCGGCGCGTTCATCGAGGCCACGCATGCCGACAGCCGCGCCGACCTGCGCAATTTCATGACCCGCCTTACGCGCGAGCAGGCCGGGACCGTGACACTCGACTGGGTGCCGAGAATTCCTGCCGAGGAGCTCAAAAGCTACGAGGAAAAGCAGTGGCTCCAGGGTTTTCCGGACTTTCGCGTGCATCGGGCCGGATCCGCGCTGCCTGCGGCCCGCGAATACCTTCCTCTCCATTTCGGAATCGGTGCCGGCGCGCGTGTCGACGGCATGGACCTGACGCCCGGCGCCGAGTTGTCGTCGCTTCCGGGACTCGAAGCAGCGTTCGCCGACGCGCGTACGCGACATGCCGTCGCAGCAGCTCCACCCGTGGAGCTGGCGAAACCGGGCGGCACGCAGGCTGCCGCGCTCGTCGTGGCCCCGCTGATGACCGGCGACCCGTCCGCCGCCGACCGGCAGAACGACCTGCGCGGCTATGTGCTCGGGCTGCTCGAAATCGAAGCCATTGCGCGCGACGCCATTTCGGAAAGCGACCGTGCTTCGCTGTCGATCGAGCTGCGCGACGTCGCGATGGGTGCGACCGCGCAGCCGCTTTTCCGGCAGCGCGCTCCGCGCGCCGAGACGCAGGGCACTCTCGTCAAGCTTTCGAATCTTCTCGGCGGAGTGCCGGCCGATCAGCAGCTCGCGCTCGATATCGGCGGGCGTCGCTGGGCGCTCATCGTCGGCCCCGGTGAAAACCTGATCCATGCTCATCTGACGTGGCAGCCGTGGGTGCTTCTGACAACCGGAACCATTCTGTCGGTCCTGCTTGCGATGGCCGCCAACGGCTATGCGATGCGCGGCGTCGGCCTTGCCAGCATGCGCAAGCGCCTCTCACTCGAACGCCGCGACTACATGGAGAAGGTCGGACGCCTCAACGAGGACCTCGAGCGCGAAAAGCTCGACCGGCGCCGCACCGAGGAAAGCCTTTTCCGCGAAAAACAGCAGTTCCGGCTCATGTTCAACGCCGTTCCGGCCATGATCTTCTACAAGGATACGAAGAACCGCTTTCTGCTGGTGAACGAAGCGGCGGCGGCTTCGCTGTCGCGCACCGTCCCGGAGATGGAAGGCAAGCCGTGCTCCGAAATTCTTCCGGCGCGCGCGTACGAGCTCTATCGCGACGACCTCGAAATCATCCAGAGCGGAAAACCGAAGCTCGGCATCATCGAGGAGTCGCAGTCGGCGAGCGGCAGGACGATCTGGACACGCACCGACAAGCTTCCCGAGTACGATGCGATGGGGCGTGTCGTCGGCATCCTCGTGTTCTCGCAGGACATCACCGAGCACCGCCAGGCCGAAGCCGAGATCCGGCGCCTGAACGAAGAGCTCGAGCAGCGTGTCAGCGCGCGCACGGCGGAGCTGCGGGCGGCAAACCAGGAGCTCGAGTCGTTCGCGTACTCGGTCTCGCACGATCTTCGCACGCCGCTGCGGACGATCGACGGATTCAGCAAGCTCGTGCTCGACGAGCACGGCTCCGACCTGAGCGAAAGCGCTCTCGAGTACCTGAAGCGCCTGCGCCTCGCCGCGCAGCGCATGGGCCACCTGATCGACGACCTTCTCAAGCTGACCCGGGTCAGCCGCGCCGAGCTGCGGCGCGAGGAGGTCGACCTGAGCGCCTTCGCCCGCCAGTGCATCGAAGACCTGAGACGCACGAGCGGAGATCGTCGCGTCGACGTCGTGATCGAGGCCACGCCGTTTGCCGTCGGCGACCCCGTGCTGCTCTCGAACGTCGTTCAGAACCTGGTCGGCAACGCCTGGAAGTTCACGAGCAAGAACGACGAGGCCCGTATCGAGTTCGGTTCCCGAACGGTCGAGCGAGACCGGACGGCGTTCTACGTTCGCGACAATGGCGTCGGTTTTGATATGGTTTACGCCGACAAGCTGTTCGGGGCCTTCCAACGCCTGCACAGCCATGATGAATTCGAGGGATCCGGCATCGGCCTTGCCACCGTCCAGATGATCATCCGTCGCCACGCGGGTGAGGTCTGGGCCGAGAGCGAGCCGGATCAGGGAACGACGTTTTATTTCACGTTAGGCTCATGA
- a CDS encoding acyl-CoA synthetase: MSEYGFWKLASQDPARIALVTPDGCAVTAGELAAQSNRLVHAMRRLGIQRGDAVAAMVPNGREMVELYLAAFQAGFYLTPINQHLTAQEVAYILGDCGAKAFFTHQSYADSARAAADQAGLAAERRISSGHPAGFVAYEDFTSGFPDDAPEARTAGQVMNYTSGTTGRPKGVRRRLMDFDPDMVGSMYAMFLAMFGIEPLAGNVHLVGSPLYHTAVLMFTACSLHYGHTVVLMDKWTPESALEAMERWRVTTSHMVPTQFHRLLALPEDVRGRFDLSSLRHMIHAAAPCPVDVKKKMIAWWGPVVYEYYAASEGGGTLVTPQEWTIKPGTVGRAWAGSAIRILDDDGNECATGTPGTVYMALGTADFEYHGDKNKTAANRRDGFFTVGDIGYLDEDGYLFLCDRKIDMIIAGGVNIYPTEIESALLAHPKVGDAAVFGIPNEDWGEEVKAAIEPAAGVEPGAPLAEELAEFCRQTLAKYKCPRSFDFVSEMPRDPNGKLFKRKLRDPYWQGRERAI, from the coding sequence ATGTCGGAGTACGGCTTCTGGAAACTTGCCTCGCAGGATCCGGCGCGCATCGCGCTGGTGACCCCCGACGGGTGTGCGGTGACCGCCGGCGAGCTTGCCGCGCAATCGAACCGGCTCGTGCACGCGATGCGTCGTCTCGGCATCCAGCGTGGAGATGCGGTCGCCGCGATGGTCCCGAACGGCCGCGAGATGGTCGAGCTCTATCTGGCGGCATTCCAGGCAGGCTTCTACCTGACGCCGATCAACCAGCATCTGACCGCGCAGGAAGTCGCCTACATTCTCGGCGATTGCGGCGCCAAAGCGTTCTTCACGCACCAGAGCTACGCGGACTCCGCGCGCGCTGCCGCCGACCAAGCCGGACTCGCTGCCGAGCGCCGGATTTCGTCCGGGCATCCGGCAGGCTTTGTCGCGTACGAAGATTTTACGAGCGGCTTTCCGGATGATGCGCCCGAAGCGCGCACCGCCGGACAGGTCATGAACTACACGTCGGGTACGACCGGGCGTCCGAAAGGCGTGCGCCGGCGGCTGATGGATTTCGACCCGGACATGGTCGGATCCATGTACGCCATGTTCCTGGCGATGTTCGGCATCGAGCCGCTCGCCGGCAACGTGCATCTCGTCGGCTCGCCGCTCTATCACACGGCCGTCCTCATGTTCACGGCGTGCTCGCTGCACTACGGACACACCGTCGTGCTCATGGACAAGTGGACGCCCGAGTCGGCGCTCGAGGCAATGGAGCGCTGGCGCGTGACGACCAGCCACATGGTCCCGACGCAGTTCCACCGCCTGCTCGCGCTTCCCGAAGACGTGCGCGGCCGCTTCGACTTGTCGTCGCTGCGCCACATGATTCACGCTGCAGCGCCGTGTCCGGTCGACGTGAAGAAGAAAATGATCGCGTGGTGGGGACCTGTCGTCTACGAGTACTATGCAGCCAGCGAAGGCGGCGGAACGCTGGTGACGCCGCAGGAATGGACGATAAAACCCGGAACCGTCGGTCGCGCGTGGGCAGGCTCGGCGATCCGCATCCTCGATGACGACGGCAACGAGTGCGCCACTGGCACGCCGGGAACCGTTTACATGGCGCTCGGCACGGCCGACTTCGAGTATCACGGCGACAAGAACAAGACGGCGGCCAACCGCCGCGACGGCTTCTTTACCGTCGGCGACATCGGATACCTCGACGAGGACGGCTACCTTTTCCTGTGCGACCGCAAGATCGACATGATCATCGCGGGCGGCGTCAACATCTATCCGACCGAGATCGAGAGCGCGCTGCTCGCGCATCCGAAAGTCGGCGACGCAGCGGTCTTCGGCATTCCGAATGAAGACTGGGGCGAAGAGGTCAAGGCTGCCATCGAGCCCGCAGCGGGCGTCGAGCCGGGCGCGCCGCTGGCCGAAGAGCTCGCGGAGTTCTGCCGGCAGACTCTCGCCAAGTACAAATGCCCGCGCTCGTTCGACTTCGTGAGCGAGATGCCGCGCGATCCGAATGGCAAGCTGTTCAAGCGCAAGCTTCGCGACCCGTACTGGCAGGGTCGCGAGCGCGCGATCTAG